Proteins from a genomic interval of Nasonia vitripennis strain AsymCx chromosome 3, Nvit_psr_1.1, whole genome shotgun sequence:
- the LOC100122209 gene encoding nose resistant to fluoxetine protein 6-like → MNTARLRATTARLVTIMGLLALVEASSVSPRPEAKLLELLARPFAPTEGASDECIRDSKIYFAELRKYNPWALQMYDASAKIPPGVITGNIQQLGNYDECLKIKTGQDFVAQACSASVQFEILKGPKTSLELDMKDLLLQVAKASDLKTIPDYSVDYEWMWCVPSTCNYSEISEALELALDPLKVDGRLDFAVNVNANSCHTVATSGSGFDMADWSYIAIMLVFSAIIIASTAYDLHTKRRAEELKRKDTKSSLLTSFSLYSNGKRLLSTSRPGDTIGCLDGLRYLSICWIIYGHTFYLEVVGVKMDRSQIPKLHEDWTSLLVLNGNIVTDTFFLLSGILLAYTTLVKSSKDVNPSLNVVNLYLNRYFRLTPAYAIVVGFYATLFEKLGSGLKWNVWVHNSKLDCRANWWTNLLYINNYVNISNICMSQSWYLSVDMQLLWISPIFLYPMIKFNRGAIFWTVIIVAILITILIPFCITYALHLTGTMLYYKNLKDVTNVYLQIYTRVYTRAGPYLMGLALGYILFKTKGYKTRIASAYVLCGWLIAATAGMSAIFGPRGMYFSDHHYSQLEASFYAGFHRHAFSLAVSWIIFACVNGYAGPVNAFLSWNVWVPLSKLTYSAYLSHYIILLYNVGSARTSSSLTTYGALHTFFGNLCLTMLISLCLNCCFEMPFMILVRQLLTPRASKERLATKPSAEHIFGSTDSGAGIYRSTDDIGGNSKTSSVDSVFAIGKDESCCVYNVDVESATSRKILETRDVGQSNDRRYTAVG, encoded by the exons TGTACGACGCGTCCGCGAAGATCCCTCCCGGCGTGATAACCGGAAACATTCAGCAACTGGGCAACTACGACGAGTGCCTGAAGATAAAGACCGGACAGGATTTCGTGGCGCAAGCTTGCAGCGCCTCGGTGCAGTTCGAGATTTTGAAGGGGCCGAAAACCTCGCTGGAGCTGGACATGAAGGATCTGCTTCTTCAAGTCGCTAAAGCTTCG GATCTGAAAACCATACCGGACTACTCCGTCGATTACGAGTGGATGTGGTGCGTGCCGTCGACCTGCAATTACTCGGAGATATCGGAAGCCCTTGAACTTGCTCTCGATCCTCTCAAGGTGGACGGTCGGCTGGATTTCGCGGTGAACGTCAACGCCAACTCTTGCCACACCGTAGCCACGAGCGGCAGTGGATTCGACATGGCTGACTGGTCCTACAt TGCGATAATGCTGGTATTTTCGGCGATAATCATAGCCAGTACCGCTTACGATCTTCATACGAAACGCCGAGCTGAGGAATTGAAGCGCAAAG ACACCAAGTCCAGCCTGCTGACGTCGTTCTCGCTCTACTCGAATGGCAAACGTTTGCTGAGCACCAGCAGACCTGGAGACACGATTGGCTGTCTCGATGGCCTGCGTTATCTCAGCATCTGTTGGATCATCTACGGACACACGTTCTATCTGGAAGTGGTCGGCGTCAAGATGGATCGAAGTCAGATTCCCAAG CTCCACGAGGATTGGACTTCGCTGCTGGTCTTGAACGGCAACATCGTCACTGACACTTTTTTCCTTCTCAGTGGCATTTTACTGGCCTACACGACCTTAGTCAAGAGTAGCAAAGACGTAAATCCATCCCTCAACGTCGTAAATCTCTATCTTAATCGCTATTTCAG ATTGACGCCAGCCTATGCTATTGTAGTTGGATTCTACGCGACTTTGTTCGAGAAGTTGGGTTCCGGATTGAAATGGAACGTTTGGGTCCACAATAGCAAACTGGATTGTCGGGCCAACTGGTGGACGAATCTTCTTTATATCAACAATTACGTCAACATCTCCAACATC TGTATGTCCCAAAGTTGGTACCTGTCGGTTGACATGCAACTGCTTTGGATCTCTCCAATCTTCCTTTACCCAATGATCAAGTTCAACAGAGGCGCAATCTTCTGGACAGTGATTATCGTCGCGATACTGATAACCATTTTGATACCTTTCTGCATAACTTACGCTCTTCATCTAACAGGAACGATGCTTTATTACAAAAA TTTGAAAGACGTGACGAACGTGTACTTGCAAATCTACACGAGAGTGTACACAAGAGCAGGACCATATCTAATGGGGCTGGCGCTCGGTTACATACTTTTCAAGACGAAGGGATACAAAACGAGAATAGCTTCG GCCTACGTACTGTGCGGATGGTTGATAGCAGCGACCGCTGGGATGTCTGCAATTTTCGGTCCGAGAGGAATGTATTTCAGCGATCATCATTACAGTCAGCTAGAAGCAAGTTTCTATGCAGGATTTCACAGACATGCCTTCTCCTTAGCCGTTTCGTGGATCATCTTTGCGTGTGTTAACGGATACGCAG GCCCGGTGAACGCCTTCCTCTCCTGGAACGTGTGGGTTCCGTTGTCGAAGCTCACCTACAGCGCCTACCTGAGCCACTACATAATCCTGCTGTACAACGTCGGCAGCGCCCGTACCTCAAGCAGTCTGACGACCTACGGTGCTCTGCACACTTTCTTCGGTAATCTCTGCCTGACGATGCTGATATCTCTGTGTCTGAACTGCTGCTTCGAAATGCCCTTCATGATCCTGGTGCGGCAACTTCTAACGCCTCGAGCCTCGAAGGAGAGACTGGCGACGAAACCCAGCGCCGAACATATCTTCGGCTCGACGGATTCTGGAGCGGGTATCTACCGATCCACCGACGACATCGGCGGTAACTCAAAAACGAGTAGCGTCGACAGCGTCTTCGCTATCGGGAAGGATGAGTCGTGCTGCGTTTACAACGTCGATGTGGAGAGTGCGACGTCGAGGAAAATTCTTGAGACGAGGGATGTGGGACAGAGTAACGATCGCAGATACACCGCAGTCGGATAG